The Aspergillus luchuensis IFO 4308 DNA, chromosome 6, nearly complete sequence genome segment TCGAACACACACAACATCCagaaagaagacaaggagCATAAGGATTGGAGAGTAACATACAGAAGCTGGAGCGTAAGATCTCCGTGGATCTTAGCCTTGAGCTGTACCTCAACGTCCAAATTCAAGTCTAGACGCAGGCGAAGCTGTTcgtcctttttcttctcagtCTGCTGTTGCCCCTGCTGCTGAAGTTGAGTGTCATTTCTACCACCCATAATGCTTCGCCCAAGGGCCTTTCCTGCTGTGTTGCCGAGCGTACCGACAGCTCTGCCGGCGGTGTTCTGGGCCAAGTCGCCAACGCCTTGGGTGAGGTTCCCTGGTACGTCCCCGACATTCCCCAAGGCGGGCAATGCCAGCGCCTGTTGCTGCTCACGTTGCTGGCGTCTCATATCTCCTCGCTGGCCGCGTCGACGGGCCTGTCGATAAAATGCGTCTGCACTGGCAggggacgatgatgagggagaggataTACGCTCTGTCACTGATACAACGGATCGCTGGCGTTGCAGTTGCGGCTGCAGCTCTCCTTCGCTCCAAGATGCCGATTGAGTCTCCCGGTCGAGTTGTGTTTCTTCCGTATCTGGAGACGGATCCATAGTTTCAGTTGCTTCTGGtacttctgctgctgccgcttcACCCGCgtcatctgcttctgctggcgGTTTTTCAGATTCTGGGGGAGGATCCAACGGTTTTGATGCTTCCGGTGGACCACCTCGTCGCTGGAGCTTTCGAGGCTTTCGCACCCGATCAGGGTTTGAAGTAGAAGGCACGTTCTTTTGTGCGTCAGTGGTTGGACTCTGTTCTACAGCGTTTGCCATTGGCTAGGTAATGGACTGCAGATACGCTCGACAGGATATGTTGGGTGGTGCGATGGGTGGATTGACggttatatagaataaacaGTAGTTGTTTTCCATACAAGATTGAGGTCCCGAATGGCGAAAGACAATATCGATCCGTTTGCGTGAGGCGAATGTGAACTGATGTCATGGTCCAATCCCAAGGGGCAATACGATGCCATCCGGGGTTCCCCCTTCTGGAGTTCCAGGGTTCGGGATCTTCCCTAAAGTGGACGCGCATTCGAAGTCCCTTCATTTATCGGGTCAACCCGTGATCATGGAGTTATTGAATCCATTTCATAGGTCTTAGCAAATGATTGCCTGGTAGCCATGACCCACTGTGCGGTCATCGGTGTCGCGCTGCGACTGTACCTTCTGGACTCGGCGCGTACATTCTTTGCGTAGTTCGCCTCCGCGATCGTTCTATACATTAACATCTACTCCTTCTTTGCTATCTTTCCTTGCGATCTTTATTTACCATAGCACCCTTTTACCGCGACGAACTTGATACCCTCAGCGACGACTGCAAGGAACACCATCCCCAGTGATCAATAGAAAGAACGGCGAAGAACCAGCGACTCCCAAATTACTATGGCCCAACCCGCAGATCCCcagccagcaccagctcTACCAGTTAGAACGCAGGAGCGCCAACGAACTAGGCGA includes the following:
- a CDS encoding uncharacterized protein (COG:S;~EggNog:ENOG410PSUX); translated protein: MANAVEQSPTTDAQKNVPSTSNPDRVRKPRKLQRRGGPPEASKPLDPPPESEKPPAEADDAGEAAAAEVPEATETMDPSPDTEETQLDRETQSASWSEGELQPQLQRQRSVVSVTERISSPSSSSPASADAFYRQARRRGQRGDMRRQQREQQQALALPALGNVGDVPGNLTQGVGDLAQNTAGRAVGTLGNTAGKALGRSIMGGRNDTQLQQQGQQQTEKKKDEQLRLRLDLNLDVEVQLKAKIHGDLTLQLLN